Proteins encoded together in one Impatiens glandulifera chromosome 1, dImpGla2.1, whole genome shotgun sequence window:
- the LOC124940737 gene encoding uncharacterized protein LOC124940737: MKHLSTSYFEKKEKTEDPYAPFAYNIYGFALALQVWTYEVIENFIPKFTRRNQINDPLRPRVLLYHSNRKNTSIEVKTALETTDVTEMEESSMEKRLYNGEEFDQIDETTKKLAYESIPARILTPPSATSSPLAQTPPPRAQTPSHRAPTPFVGCEFNEMKEELKIEMKEELKKLKTELIKELKITIKETQETHLESFKKMEMISMQGTVGDDEKVNDGNDGKKDDVKEDDEKVEDERKEDDEKVEDDEKVEDERKEEDEKVEDDVKENDEKVEDLKVEDDEKMDDEAKVEDGEKLDGVAKVDDVEVDLKVKVKDLKVKVKDEKSVGVDVKAQTNEEIMGGDDNDDFQLYNTPPKGNYGRKVRKPKKDDSYTNPSLSKLSKTKDPMKVNHLQKFEDELLNKEIDAFCHLLRKRISDYPKTYKNSHVAIGDCVLSDRIRREHRTFIKDLANYPVAEFKDYYMGAPHRYMPEWSTIDDVYMPVNINQRHWILCVARLQKYRIDVYDCDAYLYKNLDPYLKPLCHMILHIFAKTITPGERVRYPKFNFEAPIQPMTYKRLPHPKVKTAAAKVGEVPRATESGDCGVFTLMYMEHLSANQAVHNVTSENMEFFRQKMAVRLFHQIIEP; encoded by the exons atgaaacatctcAGTACCTCATAttttgagaagaaggagaagactgaagatccttatgctccttttgcatatAACATATATGGGTTCGCATTGGCACTTCAAGTGTGGACGTATGAGGTCATCGAAAACTTTATCCCTAAATTCACTAGAAGGAATCAGATTAAtgaccctctacgcccaagggtgttactctatcattccaacaggaaaaaCACCTCGATCGAGGTAAAGACTGCCCTTGAGACCACGgatgtgactgagatggaagagtcctccatggagaagaggttatacaatGGTGAGGAATTTGATCAAATCGACGAGACAACT aagaagcttgcttatgaatcgattCCGGCCCGCATTCTTACTCCCCCCTCCGCGACCTCAAGTCCTCTGGCTCAGACACCTCCTCCTCGGGCTCAGACACCTTCTCATCGGGCTCCAACACCTTTTGTTGGATGTGAatttaatgagatgaaggaGGAGCTGAAAATAGAGATGAAAGAGGAGCTGAAAAAGCTGAAAacagagctcatcaaagagctGAAAATCACAATCAAAGAAACTCAAGAAACTCACCTTGAGTCGTTCAAGAAGATG GAGATGATATCGATGCAGGGGACTGTGggggatgatgagaaggtgaATGATGGGAATGATGGGAAGAAAGATGATGTAAAGGAGgacgatgagaaggtggaggatgaacgAAAAGAGgacgatgagaaggtggaggacgatgagaaggtggaggatgaacgAAAAGAGGaggatgagaaggtggaggatgatgtAAAAGAGaacgatgagaaggtggaggactTAAAGGTGGAGGACGATGAGAAGATGGATGATGAGGCTAAGGTGGAGGACGGTGAGAAGCTGGATGGTGTGGCTAAGGTGGATGATGTGGAGGTTGATCTGAAAGTGAAGGTGAAAGATCtgaaagtgaaggtgaaggatgagaAGAGTGTGGGTGTGGATGTGAAGGCACAGACAAATGAGGAAATTATGGGAGGAGATGACAATGATGATTTCCAGTTATACAATACTCCTCCTAAAGGAAATTATGGGAGGAAAGTGAGGAAGCCGAAAAAAGATGACTcgtacaccaacccttctttgtcaaaactGTCCAAGACAAAGGATCCAATGAAAGTGAAtcaccttcaaaaatttgaagatgagctGCTGAATAAA GAAATCGATGCATTCTGCCATCTATTGCGGAAAAGGATTTCCGActatcccaagacatataaaaatTCGCATGTGGCAATAGGGGATTGCGTATTGTCGGATAGAATCAGGCGAGAGCACAGGACTTTTATTAAGGATCTTGCAAACTATCCAGTCGCCGAATTCAAAGACTATTATATGGGCGCACCACATAGATATATGCCTGAATGGTCAACAATTGACGATGTCTACATGCCTGTGAACATTAACCAGCGACActggattttgtgtgtagcacgtCTTCAAAAGTACCGCATTGACGTGTACGACTGTGATGCCTATCTTTATAAGAATCTAGATCCTTATTTGAAACCCTTATGCCACATGATTCTACATATATTCGCAAAGACAATCACTCCTGGTGAGAGGGTAAGGTATCCTAAATTCAACTTCGAAGCCCCCATCCAACCAATGACATACAAACGGTTACCACACCCCAAAGTGAAAACCGCAGCAGCTAAAGTTGGAGAAGTCCCACGGGCAACCGAGAGCGGGGACTGTGGGGTATTCACGCTAATGTATATGGAACACTTGAGCGCTAATCAAGCCGTGCACAATGTGACCTCAGAAAACATGGAGTTTTTTAGGCAGAAGATGGCGGTCAGGTTATTCCATCAGATTATCGAACCTTAG